The stretch of DNA GGAACAGTACGGTTCGTCCGACAGCGGTGCATCGCTGGGCGATATCCTCGGTGCCGCGCTCAAGGGCGACGAGTAAGCCCGCAGCACTTTGCTGAGCGTTTCGAAGGGGCCCCGCGGGGCCCCTTTTTCTATGTCATTTAACGTGTCGAATCGTTCTCGTTTCAAATGTCCCACGATGGGACACACGCGGGCATTGTGCCAGATGAGGGTCTAAAAACCGCTCATGTTCCTGTGCAGAAGGCAAAAAATCGACCCAAGCCCAAATACGGGCTATTCCCGAAAGCCACGTTTGTTCCTATAGTTACGGGACGGCTAAAGAAAAAATGTCCGAGTCTCTCGGGAGGGAATAAGATGATCCGGTCAGAGTTGATCCAGAAGATCGCAGACGAAAACCCACACCTGTATCAGAGAGATGTCGAGCGGATCGTGAACACCATCTTTGATGAGGTTACCAACGCGATGTCCCGCGGCGACCGGGTCGAGCTGCGCGGCTTCGGCGCCTTTTCGGTCAAGAAGCGCGATGCGCGGACCGGCCGGAACCCCCGCACTGGTGAGACAGTTGAAGTCGAAGAAAAACACGTGCCCTTCTTCAAGACGGGCAAGCTCTTGCGTGATCGTCTGAACGGGAAAGCCTGATGCGCTATATCCGCTACGCCTGCATTGCTATTTTTGCTGTTGCGCTGATTGCCGTGGCCCTCGCCAATCGGGGCATGGTGACGCTCAAGCTGCTGCCGGGCGAAATTGCGGGTCTTTTCGCGGTCGCGCCGACCATCGAACTGCCCCTGTTTGTGGTGATCTTTGGCGGTATCATCGCGGGCTTGCTGGTTGGTTTTGTCTGGGAGTGGATGCGCGAGCACGCCATCCGCGCCGAGAATGCGCGCAACGCGCGTGAAAAGCGCCGCCTCGAACGCGAGGTCAAACGCTTGAAATCGGAAAAGCACGAGGGCAAGGACGAGGTGCTGGCCCTTCTCGACGAAGCCAGCTAATCCGATCCCATGTCAGATGTGTCTGTAAAGATCTGCGGCCTGCGCCGCCCTGAACACGTGGCCGCCGCCGTCGAGGCCGGGGCAAAATACGTTGGTTTCGTCTTTTTCCCGAAATCCCCGCGCAATATCAGCATCGAAGACGCACGTGCGCTGGCTTTGGACGTGCCGCCCGGGGTGGCCAAGGTCGCGCTGATCGTGAATGCCGATGACGCCTTTCTTGACGCGCTTACGGCGCGCGTGCCGCTCGATATGTTGCAACTGCACGGGGCCGAGACGCCCGCACGTGTGGCCGAGATCAAGGCGCGCTACGGCCTGCCGGTGATGAAGGCTGTGGGCGTCGCCGATGCTGATGATCTGCCCGCACTCGAAGCGTATGTGCGTGTCGCGGATCAGATCCTTGTCGATGCCAAGCCCCCCAAGAACGCAGATCTGCCGGGGGGCAACGGTCTGACCTTTGACTGGCGGCTGGTTGCGGGGCGCCGGTGGCCCGTGCCGTGGATGCTGGCCGGTGGTTTGACCGCTGACAACGTGCGCGAGGCGAAGGCGCTGACCGGTGCGCAACAATTCGACATCAGTTCTGGCGTCGAAACGGCGCCCGGGGAAAAGGACACACAGCTTATCCGCCGCTTCATGTCTGCGGCACAATCCGCATGACCGTTGTCTTTCGCGAGGCAACCGAAGCGGATGTACCTGCCGTCCTGGCGTTGCTGAGAGATGACAAGCTGGGCGTGACCCGCGAAAGCAATTCTGCTGATGCGTATCTGCCGACCTTCAGGGAGATCGCAGCCGATCCGAACAACGCCGTCATCGTCGGTGAACTGGATGGCGCTGTTATCGCCACCTATCACCTGACCTTTATCGCCGGCCTGTCCTTGCGCGCCACGCGCCGCGCCCAGATGGAAGCGGTGCGCGTGGCCAGCCATATGCGCGGGCAGCGGGTGGGCGAGGCCATGTTCGCAGATGCCGAGGCGCGGTCCCGCGCGGCAGGCTGCAAGCTGATGCAACTGACGATGAACAAAGGTCGCACCGACAGCGCGCGTTTCTATCAGCGCCTTGGCTTTACCCCTTCCCACATCGGGTATAAACGCGATCTGACCTGAACGCGGGAGGCGACGATGGCCAACGATCTTTTCAATTCCTTCATGACCGGCCCCGATGAAAACGGGCGCTTTGGCGATTTTGGCGGGCGGTTTGTGTCCGAGACGCTGATGCCGCTGATCCTGTCGCTGGAAGAGGAATACGAAAAGGCCAAGACCGACGACAGTTTCTGGGCCGAGATGGACCATCTGTGGAAGCATTACGTCGGTCGCCCCAGCCCGCTGTACTTTGCCGAGCGCCTGACCGACCATCTGGGTGGCGCCAAGATCTATATGAAGCGGGACGAACTGAACCACACGGGTGCCCACAAGATCAACAATGTGCTGGGCCAGATCATCCTTGCGCGTCGCATGGGCAAGACGCGCATCATCGCAGAAACCGGCGCGGGCCAACACGGCGTTGCAACAGCGACGGTCTGTGCGAAATTCGGTTTGAAATGCGTGGTTTACATGGGTGCGCATGATGTTGAGCGGCAGGCGCCCAACGTGTTCCGCATGAAGCTTTTGGGCGCCGAAGTGATCCCGGTCACCTCCGGCCGTGGCACGCTGAAGGACGCGATGAACGATGCGCTGCGCGACTGGGTCACAAACGTGCGCGACACGTTCTACTGCATCGGCACGGTGGCTGGTCCGCACCCGTATCCGGCCATGGTCCGCGATTTCCAAAGCATCATCGGCAAGGAAGTCCGCGAACAGATGGTGGAGGCCGAAGGGCGCTTTCCGGATACACTGATTGCTGCGATCGGTGGCGGGTCGAATGCGATGGGCCTGTTCTATCCCTTCCTGGATGAAAAAGAGGTCGGAATTATCGGCGTCGAAGCCGGTGGCAAAGGCGTGAATGCCAAGATGGAGCATTGCGCGTCCCTGACCGGGGGGCGCCCGGGCGTCCTGCACGGCAACCGGACGTATCTTTTGCAGGACGATGATGGTCAGATCCTCGAAGGGTTTTCGATCTCCGCAGGTCTGGATTACCCTGGCATCGGGCCGGAACACGCATGGCTGCATGACATTGGCCGGGCGGAATATGTCTCGATCACGGATGTCGAGGCGCTTGAGGCGTTCCAACTGTGCTGCACGACAGAAGGCATTATTCCCGCGCTTGAACCGTCTCACGCGCTGGCGCATGTGATGAAGATCGCGCCGACGCTGCCGTCTGATCACATCATCTGCATGAACATGTGCGGGCGCGGAGATAAGGATATTTTCACCGTCGCGCGGCACCTGGGCTTTGACATGACCGGTCCCGAAGGGCGCAACGTCGAGTAGTTCCTTTGTTATGTGACTGAAAAAGGTGGGATTTTGGCCGCCTTTTGTGACCTTTTCGATCCGGACCGACCCAGGTGTCGCGTATAAACTCCGGTTTAGGGCCCTTGGCTATGTGTTTACTCCGCGCGGTTTAAACCCATAGCGCATGGGCAATAGCGCATTCTCGTCCCTTTTCTGAAACACGTCGCGGATTTCCGCCGCGGTGCACAAACAGAAAGGAAGTGAGATGAAAAAGACAGTGACTTTGACCGCGATTGCCATGCTCATTGCAACAATGGCCGACGCCGACACCGACGGACGGTTCAAATTCTCGGACCTGTTTGACCGGGACAGGATCTGGTCGTCGATGTCCGATGATGACGATGACGACGACGCTGGTTGGGGCTGGTATGGTGATCGCGACGACGATTGGGGCGATGATGACGATGAGGATGATGATGATCACGGGGATGCCAGCGATGATCGCGGGGATGATGGTGGCGACGACTGAAGCCGCCATGCGTGAACTTCAATGCAACCAAAGACCCGCAAATCGGTTTCGGCGCGGCATTGCGGATCGAGGGGCATAACATGAAGATGTGGGTTTGTGCCATGGCGTTTGCCTGCGCCGTCAGCGCGCCGAGCTTTGCCGGTCCGATTGAGGACAGCATCGTCCGGCAATTGCGTGACCAGGGGTTTTCTCAGATCGAGGTGCGGCGCACGTTGCTTGGCCGTTCGCGCATCGTGGCGCGCAGCAGAGATTTGTATCGCGAGATCGTGGTCAGCCCCGTTACCGGGGAGATTTTGCGTGACTATTGGCGGGAACTGGATGGTGACGGCCAGAACACGCAAATCGTGAATCCGGGACGCTTGGGCGGCGCCGACAACGACGACGGTGATGATGATCGTGACGATGACGATGACGATGATGATGACGACGGCGACGACGACGGCGATGATAGCGACGGCGGCGACGACGGGGGGGATGACGGAGGCGACAATGGCGACGACGACTGAGGGTCGCGTGACATTCAGTGTATCACGACGCACGGTGGTTTTTTCGATAGTGCTTCTGGTTCAAGCGTTGTGTGCCGTGTTCTTCGTATCCGAAATTCTCGTTACGTTGCTGGGCCTTCCCATTGCGCCGATCAGTTGGCAGGTCCACGAATTGATTGAAATTGCTGCCGCTCTTGGTCTGATTATTGGCGTCGGCGTCGGTGCCTATATGCTGCGCGCTGCAGTGCGCCGCTCAGAACATGTGGAAAGCCAGCTTCGCGCCGCCTCTGGCGCGTTCATGGAGTTGCTGGAGGACAAGTTCACCCTGTGGGGCCTGACCCCTGCAGAGCGGGACGTGGCGTTGTTTTCAATCAAGGGGTTCAGCACGCAGGACATCGCCGCTTTGCGCGAAACGTCCGAAGGGACGGTCAAGGCGCAGACCAACGCGATCTATCGCAAGGCCGGCGTATCCGGACGCCCCCAATTGCTCAGCCTGTTCATTGATGATCTGATGGAGGGGCCGTTGCAGCACTAGGTTGCGTGCTGTTTCAGGATATCAAGCGGAACCACGTCCAGCGCCCGCAGGTGCGTCGCCGTCAGGCTGACCTTGGGCGCGCAGCCCTCCTCATGCGCTTGCAGGAAGCGCGAGGCGCACAGACACCAGCTGTCACCGGGGTTCAGTCCCTTGAACCGGTACTCGGGCCGCGGTGTGCTCAGATCATTGCCGACATATTTGGAATAGGCCAGGAACTCGGCCGTCATTACGGCGCAGACGGTGTGGCTGCCCTGGTCGGCAGCGCAGGTGTTGCAGTGACCGTCGCGGAAAAACCCGGTGACAGGGTCAATACCGCAAACATCAAGTGCGGTGCCGAGTACGTTGATGCTGTCGTCGGGTTCCATGGTTCACTCCGTTGCGGCCACGATCTGGCGGAACATGTCGACATTCGCGGCGTTCACGCCCGCCTCGCGGAACTTGCGATCTGCGGCTGTGGTCACGATGACAACACCCGCCTGCTTGTCGATATAGAGGTACTGACCGTAGATGCCACGGCCCATGAACTGTCCCTCTGTTGCGCCAAAAGGGATCCACCACTGATAGCCGTACCCGATCTTGCCCGGCGCGGTGGGTGCGTTGGGGCTTGTGGATGTTTTTATCCAGTATGCGGGCACAATCTGCTGGCCCTGCCATTGCCCGTCCTGCAGGATCATTTGGCCGAAACGCGCGTAGTCGCGTGTCGTGACGTTCAACCCGCCAAGAACAAAGGCGACGCCGACGCCATCGGTGAGGTACAGCGGGGATCGGTTCAGCCCGAGCGGCTCAATCAGTTTCTCCGCCATCAGGTCTGGGATGTCGCGGCCTGTTGCGCCGCGGGCCACCATGCCCACCACATGGGTGTCGATCGACGTGTATTGCCATGTTTCGCCGGCGGGGGCGAAGGTTTCGGTCAGACCAGCGGCGAAGTTGTCCATCTGCCCGCCCAAAGCGATGACGCGGCCCATCCTGTTGATATCACTGTTATAATCAAGATAGTCTTCGTCGAACGTGATGCCGCTTGTCATTTGCAAGACGTTCCGAATGGTCACGCCGTCATAAGCCCCGCCGATCAGTTGGGGGACATACTGCGTCACTGGCGCATCCAGGGATGTGATCGCGCCTTCGTCCACGAGGATACCGAACAGGGCGGAGAGGTAGCTTTTGGCAACGGACCAGCTGATGCGTAGATCGTCGACTTCTGTTCCGTGGTAATAGTCCTCGTGGACGATCTGCCCGTCCTTGAGGACAAGCGTGGATGTCACCGTGCGGTCAACGACCCATTCCGCGTATCCGCGCGGCATATCGAGCGGCGTGCCGATGGGCAGGGGGCTGACAGGTGTGTCGCCCTTTGAGATCTCCCGGTGCAGGAAAGCGCCGTCCATGTTCGAGAAGTTCGATATAATGCACTCTTCATCGAATAATGTGTTGACGGCCATGAGGCGTGTGATCTCCTCACGCTTCCACAATCCGATCACAAACGCGGCAATTGCCAAGGTCAACAGGGCCCGAAATATCCATTTTACGATTTTTTTCAATCTTATCCTCCAACCCGGCATGCACTCCATAGGACCGTGATCAGGGGCAGCCGCTGCCAGCGTTCATGCTGCCCACTTGATCCAACGGCCATGAAAATCGGCACGCCCAAGGTTCACGGTGATGTCGCCGGGCCACAAGCGCAAGGTTAACGCAGCGCCAACGGCGCCCGTCGTGTCGCCATCGGTTTCCATCTGCATCCATGCCAGTGGTGTTTCGGGTGTGGCATCAACGCCCGCCGCTTCGATCATGGCCGTCCCGCGCGCCTGTGCCTCGGCTGGGAAATACTGCCAGGCGACCGTGTGTTGGATCATGTGCATGTGCCCTTTGGGTGCCGTCGTCAGTCGATGTTCGAGCCAGTCGATGGCATCGCCCCGGTCCACCTTCGCCGTCAGCACAGATGTCGCCGCGTGGGTCAATTCAACCCGGTGCGGTTGATCGGCCCAGAGGTAGGACAGCAGCGCCATGCGGTCCGTATTATCACTCAGATTCAGTGGGTTGAGGTCCACCCCGGATCTTTCCATAACCTGTGGACAACCCTGTGGGGGCGCCTTGCCAGTCCAGTTGGGGTTGAGGGTCAGCACGGCATCTTCGGGGCCGAAACGGCGCGTGGGTGTGGCGAGTGCGAAGTGGTCCCACATCAGGTTTAACCCGCCGCTCGCACCCAATTCGGAGAGCACGATGGGCCGGTCGAAATGCGACAGCGCGACATGCGCCATGGGAATGAGCGCGGCGCTGCGCCGGACTTCGTTGGTCTGCGGCGCGTGCCTTGTCCAATCGAGGAAGAAATCTTCCTTCGTTTTCAATGCGTTGAGGATTGCATTCTCAAGCGTCGCGTCATCGACGGTGTTGGGCGGGTAGGCTTGCATTAAACCCGCGTCCTGACCGCGCAGCACCAACGCGTGCAGGCCGCCGCCGATCCGAAGGGGCAGGGAATGTCCTGCTGGGCCAATATCCCCTTGATACTCCGCTATTTTCTGGCCGAGTGCCGTGTCCGGATCCCAGCGTTCCGCAAGGATGCCGAACACACGCCCCATCAAGGGCGAGCCCATATGCGCGCAGGTTTTGGACTGGTCCAAGAAGGCCTGGCGCAGGGTCATGAAAAACGATCCATCAGTTTTTGCAGAGGCGACCGTGTGTCGGTCTCGGCTGGTGCCTGTGGTTCGGGAGTATTTGTTTTTGCTTCTTTTTCTACGCTCTTGCTGGACCGCGGCGGAGCGACGCGCAAGGCAACAGCGTTCATGAATTTGGCGCCATCGCCAAGCGCCAGGTGAGGCGCGCCGTCGGAACAGCCGCGTATGACATCGTCAAGCCAGGCGTCGTCCGCCTTGGGAAAGTCGCGCAGTACGTAGCCAGGCACGGCATCCTTGTGGCCGGGATGTCCGACGCCCAGACGCACGCGCGCATAGTCTGCGCCGATATGGGCGTGGACCGAGCGAAGCCCGTTGTGACCGGCATGCCCGCCGCCGAGCTTCCACCGCACCTTGCCCGGCGCGAGGTCGATTTCATCATGTAAAACAATGACATCCTCGGGGTCCAGCTTGTGAAAACGCATCGCGGCCCCCACGCTGTCGCCAGATTTGTTCATATAGGTTTCCGGTTTCAGCAGCACTGCGCGGGTCGATCCGAACCGCCCTTCAGACACCAGCCCCTGGTGTTTGGATTTCCATGCGGGGAAACCGTGATCGGACGCGATCCGGTCCAGAACCATGAAGCCGATATTGTGCCGGTTGCGGGCATATTTGGCACCGGGATTGCCCAGACCGACGATGAGTTTCATGGACGCCTCCAGTGCATGTTGCGGCGCAGCATAGGGGCAGGGCTGGACCGGGTCCAGCCAAGTGTAAACGTACCGTGCCGTGGGCTGATCGCGCTGGATCAGAGACAAAGCGCGAAGTTTGCGGTCCAAAGTGCATGTTTTGCCGTGGCCAGAGTCCCTGCTTTCAGGGCCGTGTTCCGCAAACCGCACAATTTGGCGATGAAACTGCGCATTTTGAAGCACACAGAGCCGCTCACCGTTTGTCAGGTTTTGACCTTTTCAACCGCGCCGTAACCATCTGGTCACTTTTGAGGGGCAACCCTCACAAAACGAAAAAGGCCGCCCCGGATCGGAGCGGCCTGATGTCAAACTGGACGGCGGCGAAGATTATTCTTCGCTGGCCTCTTCAGTCGCCTCTTCGCCTTCGGCATCGTCCTCTTCATTCTCCGACGAGCGCAGACCGGACGGTGCGCTGATCGTGGCGATCACGAAGTCGCGGTCGATGGTCGGCTTGGCGCCCGCGGGCAGCGTCACGGACGAGATGGTGATGCTGTCGCCCACTTCGGCGTCGCTCACGTCGATCGAGATGCTTTCGGGGATGTCGCCAGCGGTGACGACCAGTTCCACCTCGGGGCGGACCAGGGACAGCACGCCACCCTTTTTCAGGCCGGGCGACACGTCCTCGCCTTCGACTTCAACACCGATGAACAGGTTGATCTTGGTGGTGCGGCGCAGGCGCATGAAGTCCACATGGGTCGGCAGGTCTTTGACCACGTCGCGCTGCACGTCGCGGCAAATGACGCGGACATCGTCGTGGCCGTCGACCTTCATGTTGAAGAGCGTCGACTTGAACCGACCGGCCTTCAGCATTTTGAACAATTTGTTAAAGGGCAGATTGATCGGCAGCGGATCTGTGTCGCCACCAAAAACAATCCCTGGAACCATGCCGTCGCGGCGGGCCTGACGAGCGGCGCCCTTGCCTGTCCCCGTGCGTTCCAGGGCTTCGAGATCAGGAATCTCTCCAGCCATCGTATTTCTCCAAAGTTAGGGCAGGGTGCCTCCAAGGCTGTCACCCCGCGTGAAAGCTGCGCTATAGACCGGTTTCGGAGGCGTGAAAAGACGCAAAATGCGTGTCTTGGGGCTGGACCATGGCAGGGGCGCATGTCACCGCTGGGCCATGAGACTTTTAGACGACATCGTGGCCTCGCGGCGGGCCCTGGCGGGTTTCGTGATCGTGGGCTTTGGCTGGGCTGCGTTTTCGGCGCAGATGCCCGTGATCAAGGCGCAGGTGGGTGCGGGCGACGGGGCCTGGGGCACGCTGGTGCTGATCGGATCGACCGGTGCAATCATGGCCATGTGGCTGGCGCCGCTGATGCACCGGCTGCTGGGACAGTGGGCGATGGTTGTCGGCGCCACTGTCATGGCAGCGGGCTTTGTGCTGTCGGGGGCCGCGCAGACGCCGCTGGTGATGGGTGTTGCCCTGTTTCTGGCCGCGGGCGGGTCTGGGGTTGCGGATGTGCTGGCCAATGCCGAGGTGAGCGAGGCAGAGGCCGAGACGGGACGATCCCTGATGAACCTGAACCACGGTTTGTTTTCGGTGTCCTATGCGCTGGCGGCCGTGGCCGTGGGTGTGGCGCGCGAGGGCGGTCTGGGGCCTGTCGCCATCTTTGCGGGCGTCGTGCTGTCGGTCGCTGTTCTGAGCCCCTGGCTGATCCTGCCCATGCGCCGCCTGGCCGAGGAGGACACGCAGGACGCCAGCGGCATGCCGCGGCTCTTGGTCTGGGTGGGTGGCCTCGTGGTTCTGTCCGCTTTTCTGGGAGAAGCCGCGTCAGAGGGGTGGTCTGCGCTGCATGTGGAGCGCACGCTGGGCGGCGGTCCGGCAGAGGGCGCGATGGGCCCCGCGCTTTTGGCCACCGGCATGGCAGTGGGACGGTTGGGTGCGCATATCTTTGGCGCAAGCTGGCCGCCTTTCCGGGTGATGGTCGTGGCCTCGTGCCTGGCCGGCCTGGGATTGGCGCTGGCAGGTGTGGCGACCGGCTTGCCGATGGCCTATGCCGGGTTCCTGCTGGGGGGCTTGGGCGTGTCGGTCGTGGGCCCGCTGGCCTTGGGGCTGGTGGGACAGGCCGTGCGCCCGAAACATCGCCTGGCAGCGATCAGTCAGGCCGCTGCACTTGGCTATGCGGCCTTTTTCCTTGGCCCTGTGATCATGGGCTTTGTCGCCGAAGGGTTCGGCCTGCGTGTCTCCTTCTACGCGGTTGCGGGCATCATGTTCGCGGTGGCCGCGATCCTGCTGCCTACGTGGGGCCGTATGCTCGCCCGCCAACCCGCGCCCATATCTTCTTCTGGCTGAAAATACTTCGGGGTCTGGGGCAGAGCCCCAGCCGGTCGCCGCAGTGCGCTGCGGCGAAATTTCTACTGCCAGCGCCCCTCAAATCCCTCCGGCACCAGCAGGTTATGGCGCCCAAGGTCTGCCACATGCGTCTCTCCACAGAGCGCCATGGTCGTGTCGAGTTCCTTGTGGATCACGTTCAACGCCTCGGTCACGCCTTTCTGCCCCATGGCGCCAAGCCCATAGACAAAGGCGCGGCCGATATAGGTGCCCTTGGCGCCCATCGCGAGGGCCTTGAGCACGTCTTGACCGGAGCGGATACCGCTGTCGAGATGCACTTCGACCTGGTCACCCACCGCGTCCAGGATCGAGGGGAGCGCGCGGATGGACGACAGCGCGCCGTCAAGCTGTCGGCCGCCATGGTTTGAGACCACAATGGCGTCGGCGCCGACCTTGAGCGCCATTTTCGCGTCGTCGGCGTCCAGAATGCCCTTGAGGATGACCTTACCGCCCCATTGCTCTTTCAGCTTGGCGACCTTCGACCAGTCGAGGGTCGGGTCGAACTGTTCTGCTGTCCATGCGCCGAGAGATGAAGCGTCGCTGATGCCGTCCACGTGGCCCACGATATTGCCGAACTCGCGACGCTTGGCCGACAGCATCTCAATCCCCCAGGCCCATTTGGTGGCGAGGTTCGCGATGGTCTTGGCCGTCAGTTTGGGCGGGGCGGAGAGACCGTTTTTCAGGTCCTTGTGCCGTTGGCCGAGGATTTGCAGGTCGAGCGTGATGACGAGGGCCGAACATTTCGCATCCTTGGCCCGCTGGATCAGGCGGCTGACATAATCCTGGTCCTTCATCGTGTAGAGCTGGAACCAGAAGGGGGCGCCCGTGTGACCCGCGACATCCTCGATCGAGTTGATGGACATGGTCGAGAGCGTGAAGGGCACGCCGAATTTCTCCGCCGCGCGCGCCGCTTTCATCTCGCCATCTGCGTGCTGCATGCCGGTGAGGCCCACAGGTGCGAGGGCCACGGGCATGGCGACGTCCTGGCCGATCATCTGGGATTTGGTCGAGCGGCCCGACATGTCCACGGCCACCCGCTGGCGCAGGCGGATGTCGTCGAAATCAGAGGAGTTGTCGCGGAAGGTCTGTTCCGTCCAGCTGCCGGATTCGCAGTAATCGTAGAACATGCGCGGCACGCGGCGTTCGTAGATGCGTTTCAGATCGTCGATGGTGGTGATGACGGGCATGATAAACTTCCGATATTGGTCAGGTTTGATTACCAATTGGGTGAGTTTCAGGCAAGTGGGGATCGGGTTTCTTGAATAAAGTGCGATTTAGGACTTGTTTGGTGCGATATCGTATTATATCTGAACGATAGTACCATGTCGCACCATTGGAGGTCGCAATGTCACTCTCTCGTCGCAAAACCCTCGCCCTACTGGGGGGCGGATCCATCCTCGCCGCAACTGGCGCGGGCGCCTATGCCGTGACGCGCATGCCGCGCACGGCGCTGGAGCCCTGGGCTCAGGCCGGCAGCTATGCCGAGCCGCGGATGCGGGCGCTGTCCTATGCCATTCTGGCACCGAACCCGCACAATCGGCAGCCCTGGCAGGTCGATCTGCGCAAAGACGGCGAGGTGACGCTGCGCGTGGACACCGACCGGCTGTTGCCACACACCGATCCGTTCAGCCGTCAGATCACCATCGGGCTCGGGTGTTTTCTGGAGCTTATGACCCTAGCTGCGGCGGAGCAGGGATATGGTGTGGATCTGGACCTGTTTCCCGATGGCGAAGACCCGACCACGCTTGATACGCGGCGCGTGGCGGTGGCGCGCTTTACCGAAGGCACTGGCATAGCTGCGCCGGATCTCTTTGGGCAGGTCATGCAGCGCCGGTCGTTGAAAGAGCCGTTCGATACAGAGCAGACGGTCGATCAAGCGACGCTCGATGAGGTATTGGGCGTTGCCACGTTGAGCCAAGTTGCAGGCTCTGTCGTGCCGCGCGACATTGCGGAGTTGCGCGCGCTGAGCCATGAGGCGCTGCGGATCGAGATCGAGACGCCGCACACCTACAAGGAAAGCGTGGACTTGTTTCGTATTGGCCGGCGGGAGGTGGATGCGAGCCCCGATGGCATCGACTTCACAGGCCCCATGTTCGAGGCGATGGCGCTGACCGGCACGTTCACACGAGAGGGCGCGCTGGATCGCAGTTCGATGGCCTATACCGAGGGGCTGAAGGCTGTGTTTGCCAACACGGACACGGCCATGGGGCATCTGTGGCAGGTCACGCCGACCAATACGCGGGCCGATCAGATCGCGGCAGGGCGGGATTGGCTGCGCCTGAATCTGGCCGCGACGAAGGTAGGCTTGGGCATGCAGCCGCTGAGCCAGGCGCTGCAGGAATATCCCGAGATGTCCGCGCTTTATACAGAGGTGCATGACAGGCTGGCGCCCGAGGGTGGAACCGTGCAAATGTTTGCGCGGATCGGATATGGTCCGGATATCGCCCAAAGCCCGCGCTGGGATGTGGAGAGCAAGATCGTGCATGCGTGACACCGACCCGTCGGTCTTTTTCCAACTGTTCAACGAGATCGCCATCATCGAACAACTGAGCCGCGCCCTTTTGGAGGCGCGGCTGCCGCATGGTTTGATTGCGCCGCATTTTGCTGTGCTCAACCATCTGACCCGCGTGTCGGATGGCGGCACGCCCATCGACATGGCGCGCGCCTTTCAGGTGCCCAAGACGTCGATGACCCACACCCTCAAGGGCCTGGAGGCGCACGGGCTGGTGGAGATGCGGCCCAATCCCGACGATGGCCGGTCCAAGCGCGTGTGGCTGACCGAGGCCGGGCGCGATTTGCGTGCTGACGTGATTGTGGCGCTTGGCCCCGATTTTGAT from Tateyamaria omphalii encodes:
- the pth gene encoding aminoacyl-tRNA hydrolase, whose translation is MKLIVGLGNPGAKYARNRHNIGFMVLDRIASDHGFPAWKSKHQGLVSEGRFGSTRAVLLKPETYMNKSGDSVGAAMRFHKLDPEDVIVLHDEIDLAPGKVRWKLGGGHAGHNGLRSVHAHIGADYARVRLGVGHPGHKDAVPGYVLRDFPKADDAWLDDVIRGCSDGAPHLALGDGAKFMNAVALRVAPPRSSKSVEKEAKTNTPEPQAPAETDTRSPLQKLMDRFS
- a CDS encoding 50S ribosomal protein L25/general stress protein Ctc, which encodes MAGEIPDLEALERTGTGKGAARQARRDGMVPGIVFGGDTDPLPINLPFNKLFKMLKAGRFKSTLFNMKVDGHDDVRVICRDVQRDVVKDLPTHVDFMRLRRTTKINLFIGVEVEGEDVSPGLKKGGVLSLVRPEVELVVTAGDIPESISIDVSDAEVGDSITISSVTLPAGAKPTIDRDFVIATISAPSGLRSSENEEDDAEGEEATEEASEE
- a CDS encoding MFS transporter; protein product: MRLLDDIVASRRALAGFVIVGFGWAAFSAQMPVIKAQVGAGDGAWGTLVLIGSTGAIMAMWLAPLMHRLLGQWAMVVGATVMAAGFVLSGAAQTPLVMGVALFLAAGGSGVADVLANAEVSEAEAETGRSLMNLNHGLFSVSYALAAVAVGVAREGGLGPVAIFAGVVLSVAVLSPWLILPMRRLAEEDTQDASGMPRLLVWVGGLVVLSAFLGEAASEGWSALHVERTLGGGPAEGAMGPALLATGMAVGRLGAHIFGASWPPFRVMVVASCLAGLGLALAGVATGLPMAYAGFLLGGLGVSVVGPLALGLVGQAVRPKHRLAAISQAAALGYAAFFLGPVIMGFVAEGFGLRVSFYAVAGIMFAVAAILLPTWGRMLARQPAPISSSG
- a CDS encoding alpha-hydroxy acid oxidase, with the translated sequence MPVITTIDDLKRIYERRVPRMFYDYCESGSWTEQTFRDNSSDFDDIRLRQRVAVDMSGRSTKSQMIGQDVAMPVALAPVGLTGMQHADGEMKAARAAEKFGVPFTLSTMSINSIEDVAGHTGAPFWFQLYTMKDQDYVSRLIQRAKDAKCSALVITLDLQILGQRHKDLKNGLSAPPKLTAKTIANLATKWAWGIEMLSAKRREFGNIVGHVDGISDASSLGAWTAEQFDPTLDWSKVAKLKEQWGGKVILKGILDADDAKMALKVGADAIVVSNHGGRQLDGALSSIRALPSILDAVGDQVEVHLDSGIRSGQDVLKALAMGAKGTYIGRAFVYGLGAMGQKGVTEALNVIHKELDTTMALCGETHVADLGRHNLLVPEGFEGRWQ
- a CDS encoding Acg family FMN-binding oxidoreductase translates to MSLSRRKTLALLGGGSILAATGAGAYAVTRMPRTALEPWAQAGSYAEPRMRALSYAILAPNPHNRQPWQVDLRKDGEVTLRVDTDRLLPHTDPFSRQITIGLGCFLELMTLAAAEQGYGVDLDLFPDGEDPTTLDTRRVAVARFTEGTGIAAPDLFGQVMQRRSLKEPFDTEQTVDQATLDEVLGVATLSQVAGSVVPRDIAELRALSHEALRIEIETPHTYKESVDLFRIGRREVDASPDGIDFTGPMFEAMALTGTFTREGALDRSSMAYTEGLKAVFANTDTAMGHLWQVTPTNTRADQIAAGRDWLRLNLAATKVGLGMQPLSQALQEYPEMSALYTEVHDRLAPEGGTVQMFARIGYGPDIAQSPRWDVESKIVHA
- a CDS encoding MarR family winged helix-turn-helix transcriptional regulator, with the translated sequence MRDTDPSVFFQLFNEIAIIEQLSRALLEARLPHGLIAPHFAVLNHLTRVSDGGTPIDMARAFQVPKTSMTHTLKGLEAHGLVEMRPNPDDGRSKRVWLTEAGRDLRADVIVALGPDFDELARGFDVARLVDITPVLSDLRAYLDAARD